A window from Leptothermofonsia sichuanensis E412 encodes these proteins:
- a CDS encoding IS1 family transposase (programmed frameshift) codes for MVLEPIHCPVCDGIEVIKHGTTPDGKQRYFCQNSGCHRRTFILQYTYQGYLPEVKQQISDMAMNGSGIRDTARVLHISPTTVIEELKKDRQLKAVNELKLAELEPAQSIVKLCQGEDTEAEADEMWSFVQSKAQQRWLWHAIDHHSGKILAYVLATHQDEAFLQLKALLEPFGIMQFYTDGWGTYERQLDPSLHTVGKQNTQKIERKHLTLRTRLKRLARKTICFSKSILMHDIVIGLFINRYEFGFAI; via the exons ATGGTATTAGAACCAATTCACTGCCCTGTGTGTGATGGGATTGAGGTGATCAAACACGGCACAACACCAGACGGCAAACAGCGCTACTTTTGTCAAAACTCAGGATGCCATCGGCGCACCTTTATTTTGCAATACACCTATCAAGGGTATCTGCCTGAAGTCAAGCAACAAATCAGCGATATGGCAATGAATGGGAGTGGGATTCGAGACACTGCCCGTGTCCTTCACATTAGTCCAACGACGGTGATTGAGGAATTA AAAAAAGATCGTCAACTCAAAGCCGTGAATGAACTCAAACTGGCTGAGTTGGAACCCGCTCAAAGCATCGTAAAGCTTTGCCAGGGGGAAGATACAGAGGCAGAAGCCGATGAAATGTGGAGTTTTGTCCAGTCTAAAGCCCAGCAACGTTGGTTATGGCATGCAATTGACCATCACAGTGGAAAAATATTAGCTTATGTGTTGGCGACGCATCAAGATGAAGCATTCCTCCAACTCAAAGCGTTATTAGAACCGTTTGGAATTATGCAGTTTTACACAGATGGTTGGGGAACCTATGAGCGGCAGCTTGACCCAAGTCTTCATACCGTTGGCAAACAGAACACGCAGAAGATTGAGCGTAAGCATTTGACTTTACGCACGCGCTTGAAGCGATTAGCTCGCAAAACTATTTGCTTTTCTAAGTCCATTCTGATGCATGACATTGTGATTGGGCTATTTATTAACCGTTATGAGTTTGGTTTTGCTATCTAA
- a CDS encoding DUF4058 family protein, translating into MSSPFPGMDPYLENPAFWSAVHNRLIVAIADDLVNHLSEKYRVEIEKRTYFSSDDESLLVGVPDVAVVTGRATESASGITTLSLPVQPQKVVVPIAEEVNERYLEIREVATGTVVTVIELLSPKNKRSGEGRLAYERKRNQVLASATHLVEIDLLRSGQPFPIASKELGDYRILICRGDQRPVADLYAFSLRQPIPSVPIPLLSGEPEPILDLQKLLNYVYEKGRYHLAIDYTQSPLPALSEEDVEWAKTLLI; encoded by the coding sequence ATGTCATCACCCTTTCCGGGAATGGATCCCTATCTGGAAAATCCAGCGTTCTGGTCGGCAGTCCATAACCGATTGATTGTGGCGATCGCGGATGACCTGGTAAACCACCTCAGTGAAAAATATCGGGTTGAAATTGAAAAGCGAACTTATTTCAGTAGCGATGATGAAAGTCTGTTGGTTGGGGTTCCTGATGTTGCGGTGGTGACTGGTAGAGCGACAGAATCAGCATCTGGTATTACTACGCTTTCATTGCCTGTGCAACCACAGAAGGTGGTGGTGCCGATCGCGGAGGAAGTGAATGAACGGTATCTGGAAATTCGAGAAGTGGCGACTGGAACGGTGGTCACTGTGATTGAATTGTTATCTCCTAAAAACAAGCGGTCTGGGGAAGGGCGGCTGGCCTACGAACGCAAACGAAATCAGGTCTTGGCGAGTGCCACCCATCTGGTCGAAATTGATCTGTTACGAAGTGGTCAACCGTTTCCAATTGCAAGCAAAGAGTTGGGAGACTATCGCATTTTAATCTGTCGGGGCGACCAGCGGCCTGTCGCAGATCTCTATGCTTTTAGCCTGAGGCAACCCATTCCGTCAGTTCCTATTCCCTTACTATCAGGTGAACCAGAGCCAATATTAGACTTACAGAAGTTGCTGAATTATGTCTATGAAAAGGGCCGGTATCATTTGGCGATCGACTATACTCAATCACCTTTACCTGCATTGTCTGAGGAAGATGTTGAATGGGCGAAAACACTTCTAATCTAG
- a CDS encoding NHLP bacteriocin system secretion protein → MENKDGLFRQSALERLSSPERLDQLMKIINPMDWIALTTLATLAGGTLLWSIVGRIPITVDGRGVFIQPRQIVDLQSNIAGQLSSINVRSGQCVQKDEILATIEPTELKQQLRLSQGKAAQLQSQARDAIALTNQRVQLEKNAIAANRISLMQRLGDTKTLTPVLQSKGLDAIQEQRRSLEQRLRDARSIIPVMQRRVAGRRTLVAEGALAQDALLQVEQEYVQARQTVADIEAQLKQLDVQITQTERQYLENLRSAGDIQAQLQDLDSKVKRLDQESLETENQRNREIQEVNREIARLEQQIAINSKIVSPEAGCVLELTTTAGQVVQPGMRLGKMQLTSSTSQSQGGPMTGIIYFPIKDGKQVKPGMLITITPDTVQRERFGGIVARVTNVSTLPITREGATSVIGNAELVQTVVGQGGAVIEINTSLEKDSNTTSGYKWSSSRGPDSEITPGTTATARVTIEERAPITFVLPFLRDLVGFKE, encoded by the coding sequence ATGGAGAACAAAGACGGTTTATTCCGGCAATCAGCTCTGGAGCGCCTATCTTCCCCAGAACGCCTGGATCAGCTCATGAAAATCATCAATCCAATGGATTGGATTGCCCTGACAACGCTGGCAACCCTTGCAGGTGGAACCTTACTGTGGAGTATTGTCGGTCGGATTCCAATTACAGTCGATGGTCGAGGTGTGTTTATTCAACCTCGTCAGATTGTCGATTTACAATCGAACATTGCCGGGCAGTTAAGTTCTATCAATGTTCGTTCTGGGCAGTGTGTTCAGAAAGATGAGATTCTTGCCACGATTGAACCAACTGAGCTGAAACAACAATTGCGCCTGTCTCAGGGAAAAGCTGCTCAGTTGCAAAGTCAGGCACGGGATGCGATCGCGCTCACGAATCAACGAGTGCAACTGGAGAAAAATGCGATTGCCGCAAATCGCATCAGCTTGATGCAACGACTGGGTGACACAAAAACATTGACCCCTGTTTTGCAATCAAAAGGACTGGATGCCATTCAGGAACAGCGCCGTAGTCTGGAACAACGCCTGCGGGATGCGCGATCGATCATCCCGGTGATGCAGAGGCGGGTAGCAGGACGCAGAACCCTGGTTGCCGAAGGGGCGCTTGCTCAAGATGCCCTGTTGCAAGTGGAGCAGGAGTATGTCCAGGCTCGTCAAACGGTTGCCGATATTGAAGCCCAACTTAAACAACTGGATGTTCAAATTACGCAAACAGAGCGTCAATATCTGGAAAACCTGCGATCGGCAGGGGATATTCAAGCTCAGTTGCAAGATCTGGACTCTAAAGTAAAACGCTTAGATCAGGAAAGTCTGGAAACTGAGAACCAGCGCAACCGCGAAATCCAGGAAGTCAACCGGGAAATTGCTCGCCTGGAGCAGCAAATTGCCATTAACAGCAAAATTGTGAGTCCTGAAGCAGGTTGTGTCCTGGAACTGACCACAACAGCCGGGCAGGTAGTTCAACCAGGCATGCGATTGGGCAAAATGCAACTCACAAGTTCAACCAGTCAAAGCCAGGGGGGACCGATGACTGGCATCATTTATTTCCCAATTAAAGACGGCAAGCAGGTTAAACCAGGGATGTTGATTACGATCACCCCTGATACGGTGCAACGGGAACGCTTTGGTGGCATCGTTGCCAGGGTAACAAATGTCTCAACATTACCCATTACCCGGGAAGGGGCAACCTCTGTGATTGGTAATGCGGAGTTGGTGCAAACCGTGGTAGGACAGGGGGGTGCCGTGATTGAAATCAATACCAGTCTTGAAAAGGACTCCAATACAACCAGTGGTTATAAGTGGTCTTCTTCCAGAGGTCCTGACTCAGAAATTACTCCCGGAACTACAGCCACTGCACGGGTCACGATAGAAGAACGGGCACCGATTACTTTTGTATTGCCATTTTTGCGGGACCTTGTCGGCTTTAAGGAGTAA
- a CDS encoding Uma2 family endonuclease, protein METELHLRQLVLLIQCLEWLWRNRQDFYAFGNLTIYYSPHQRKSEEFRGPDFFVVLGTDRKPRKSWVVWEEKGKYPNVIVEILLPKTAGADRGTKKQLYQDTFRTPDYFWFDPYSLEFKGFHLVDGSYQELLPNERGWLWSEQLKLFLGIQDSQLRFFTPEGQLVRQSGSKQ, encoded by the coding sequence TTGGAGACAGAACTACACCTGCGGCAACTGGTTTTGCTGATCCAATGTCTGGAGTGGCTGTGGCGCAATAGGCAAGATTTTTACGCCTTTGGCAACCTCACCATCTACTACAGCCCTCATCAGCGCAAGTCAGAAGAATTTCGAGGACCGGACTTCTTTGTAGTCCTGGGAACAGATCGAAAGCCCCGCAAAAGCTGGGTTGTTTGGGAGGAGAAGGGCAAATATCCCAACGTGATTGTCGAAATTCTGTTACCCAAGACTGCCGGGGCAGACCGGGGCACTAAAAAGCAACTCTACCAGGATACCTTCCGCACCCCCGACTATTTCTGGTTCGACCCCTACAGCCTTGAATTCAAAGGTTTCCATCTCGTGGACGGCTCCTATCAGGAACTTCTCCCCAATGAACGGGGCTGGCTCTGGAGCGAGCAACTGAAGCTATTTTTAGGTATTCAGGACTCCCAACTCCGCTTTTTTACCCCAGAAGGACAACTCGTTCGCCAGTCGGGATCTAAGCAGTAG
- a CDS encoding NHLP family bacteriocin export ABC transporter peptidase/permease/ATPase subunit: MQVLDKPKQPNSQSSAAEKTKHYQNFRIRTPTLLQMEAVECGAASLGIMLGYYGRIVPLPELRSSCGVSRDGSKASNVLKAARTYGLQAKGFKKETTQLLEIKPPYIIFWNFNHFLVVEGFVGDRVYLNDPAAGPRSVTLQEFDEAYTGVVLVMEPGPEFKKGGHKPSIIRALAARLKGSRKELLFCILIGFLLVLPNLAIAAFSQIFVDNVLVENRNDWLRPLVLGLILTMLLQGTLKLLQLRKLRYLHMRLSVSMTGKFLWHVLHLPVSFYAQRFAGEISNRVRINSDVAKVLSGDLAKAAIDAVMIIFYGGVMLAYDPVLTLIGIVAVSINIFVLQSISRQRVDTHMRLTQDYGKLAGVEIGGLMSIETLKSAALESDFFSRWAGYFAKTTNAEQELGVSDLILGQLPSLLSSLTTAALLIIGGLRVMDGHLSIGMLVAFQALMGDFQEPVNTLVSLGSKLQSLNGDLNRLDDVLSNPVDPALKPGESTAQPPILQLATAPNYHRLQGAIELRNVTFGYSRVEEPLIKDFSCRLAPGQRIAFVGGSGSGKSTLSKLITGLYEPWEGEILFDGVPRKQIPRSILANSLAMVEQEIFLFGGTVRENLSLWDDTLSDAQLMKACADAAILEVVMAIPGGLNGTLAESGANLSGGQRQRLEIARALVNDPAILVMDEATSALDAETEKIIDRNIRRRGCTCVIVAHRLSTIRDCDEIVVLDRGKVVQRGTHEEMKGIEGAYARLINAE; the protein is encoded by the coding sequence ATGCAAGTGCTGGATAAACCAAAGCAACCCAATTCTCAAAGCTCTGCCGCTGAAAAAACAAAGCACTATCAAAATTTTCGGATCCGGACTCCCACCCTTCTGCAAATGGAAGCTGTGGAATGTGGTGCTGCATCCTTAGGCATTATGTTGGGATATTACGGGCGAATTGTACCGTTGCCAGAGCTTCGTAGCAGTTGTGGCGTCTCTCGTGATGGTAGTAAAGCTTCTAATGTTTTGAAAGCAGCTCGCACCTACGGGCTTCAGGCAAAAGGGTTTAAGAAGGAAACGACTCAATTGCTTGAAATTAAGCCTCCTTACATTATTTTCTGGAACTTCAATCACTTCCTGGTTGTGGAAGGGTTTGTGGGCGATCGCGTCTACTTAAATGATCCGGCAGCCGGTCCGCGCAGCGTTACGCTTCAGGAATTTGATGAGGCTTATACAGGTGTTGTCCTGGTTATGGAACCAGGTCCAGAGTTCAAAAAAGGCGGCCATAAACCCAGTATCATCCGTGCCCTGGCAGCACGGCTTAAGGGATCGCGTAAGGAATTGCTGTTCTGTATCCTGATTGGGTTTCTTCTGGTTCTTCCAAATCTGGCGATTGCAGCATTCAGCCAGATTTTTGTGGATAACGTGCTGGTTGAGAACCGAAATGACTGGTTGCGTCCGCTGGTGTTGGGGCTGATTCTAACCATGCTGTTGCAGGGCACCCTGAAACTCCTGCAATTGCGGAAGCTGAGATACTTACACATGCGGCTTTCAGTCAGTATGACCGGGAAATTTCTCTGGCACGTTTTGCATCTGCCCGTCAGTTTCTATGCCCAGCGGTTTGCGGGAGAAATCAGTAATCGAGTACGCATCAACAGTGATGTGGCGAAAGTCCTGTCCGGTGATCTGGCAAAAGCTGCGATCGATGCGGTGATGATCATTTTTTATGGCGGTGTTATGCTTGCCTACGATCCGGTTCTGACCTTGATTGGGATTGTAGCCGTCAGCATCAACATTTTCGTTCTACAATCCATCTCCCGTCAACGGGTGGATACTCACATGCGGCTGACTCAGGACTATGGCAAGTTGGCCGGAGTTGAAATTGGTGGGCTGATGAGCATTGAAACCCTTAAATCAGCCGCTCTGGAATCTGACTTTTTCTCCCGCTGGGCAGGCTATTTTGCTAAAACAACCAATGCTGAGCAGGAATTGGGCGTTTCCGATTTGATTTTGGGGCAGTTGCCCTCACTGCTGTCTTCCCTGACAACCGCCGCCCTTCTGATTATCGGAGGCTTACGAGTCATGGACGGTCACCTCAGTATTGGGATGCTGGTAGCGTTCCAGGCACTCATGGGTGACTTCCAGGAACCCGTGAATACTCTGGTTAGCCTCGGTAGTAAGCTCCAGAGCCTCAATGGGGATCTCAATCGCCTGGATGATGTCCTGAGCAATCCAGTAGATCCAGCACTGAAGCCAGGCGAAAGCACTGCTCAACCACCCATCCTTCAGTTAGCCACTGCCCCTAATTACCACCGGTTACAGGGAGCCATTGAACTTCGCAACGTTACGTTTGGCTACAGTCGGGTTGAAGAACCCTTAATTAAAGATTTCAGTTGTCGTCTGGCACCCGGCCAACGGATTGCCTTTGTGGGGGGCAGTGGCTCTGGAAAATCTACGCTGTCAAAATTGATTACAGGGTTATATGAACCCTGGGAGGGTGAAATTCTGTTTGATGGGGTTCCCCGTAAACAAATTCCCCGATCCATCCTGGCAAACTCGCTGGCAATGGTAGAACAGGAAATTTTTCTGTTCGGAGGTACCGTCCGGGAAAACCTGAGCCTCTGGGATGATACGCTTTCCGATGCCCAACTCATGAAAGCCTGTGCAGATGCGGCTATTCTGGAAGTGGTTATGGCAATTCCCGGTGGTTTGAACGGTACACTGGCAGAAAGTGGCGCTAATCTGAGTGGTGGGCAACGCCAGCGCCTGGAAATCGCCCGTGCTCTGGTCAATGACCCGGCCATTTTAGTCATGGATGAAGCCACCAGTGCCCTGGATGCAGAAACAGAAAAGATCATTGATCGAAACATTCGACGCCGTGGATGCACCTGTGTAATTGTGGCTCACCGTTTAAGCACCATTCGGGATTGTGATGAAATCGTTGTTTTAGACCGAGGAAAGGTAGTTCAACGGGGTACCCATGAAGAAATGAAGGGTATTGAAGGTGCCTATGCTCGTTTAATCAATGCAGAGTAA
- a CDS encoding cyclic nucleotide-binding domain-containing protein translates to MKQLLSEFRHFNVLQEDDLSWMTAIAHPKTYQPGMFLMQEGQPIQSMYLALSGHLSVLESLPNGSKGNLLTLTAGELLGETSLLSNQSSSMTIEAVEPAEVLELSKQQLEQKLESDRDFAARFYRLLAIKLSERLRQLSNLMAKRQIKEGEPLRKVLMVFATLNDSDVAWMLANGRSEKAPLGAALIEQNKSVPAVYLLLEGMLGIYINTGDPDQPHETEVARRVKGDILGDMSFVDGGLASATVRALENTWVLALPQSTLAAKLQEDGGFASRFYRAIAQTLSNRCQDLLMRGGLSTISMDAINLLSQDIEVEDEINLDVLEGTAIAATRFDWLIQQLRR, encoded by the coding sequence ATGAAACAGCTTCTCTCGGAATTCCGTCATTTCAATGTTTTGCAAGAAGATGACCTCAGTTGGATGACCGCGATCGCCCACCCCAAAACCTACCAGCCAGGTATGTTCTTGATGCAGGAGGGGCAACCCATTCAATCGATGTATCTGGCTTTAAGCGGTCATCTGTCTGTCCTGGAGTCTCTGCCCAATGGGAGTAAAGGCAATTTACTGACCCTGACTGCTGGCGAACTGCTGGGAGAGACTTCTCTGCTGAGTAATCAGTCTTCATCCATGACGATTGAAGCGGTAGAGCCAGCCGAAGTCCTGGAGCTATCCAAACAACAACTGGAGCAGAAACTGGAGAGCGATCGCGATTTTGCCGCACGGTTTTATCGTTTATTAGCCATCAAACTGTCTGAACGACTGCGACAACTGTCTAATTTGATGGCAAAACGGCAAATCAAAGAAGGGGAACCGCTCCGCAAAGTCTTGATGGTATTTGCCACCTTGAATGACAGTGATGTTGCCTGGATGCTTGCCAATGGCAGATCGGAAAAAGCTCCCCTGGGGGCTGCCCTGATTGAACAAAACAAATCAGTTCCAGCGGTGTATCTCTTGCTAGAAGGCATGTTAGGCATTTACATCAACACGGGTGACCCTGACCAGCCGCACGAGACTGAAGTTGCCAGACGGGTCAAGGGAGACATTCTGGGAGATATGTCATTCGTCGATGGTGGATTGGCATCCGCAACCGTGCGAGCACTGGAAAATACCTGGGTGCTGGCATTACCTCAATCCACCCTTGCCGCCAAGCTCCAGGAAGATGGAGGGTTTGCCAGTCGATTTTATCGAGCGATCGCCCAGACCCTTTCAAATCGTTGCCAGGACTTACTCATGAGGGGAGGACTGTCCACCATCAGCATGGATGCCATTAACCTGCTGTCCCAGGACATCGAAGTAGAAGACGAAATCAATTTAGATGTCCTGGAAGGAACAGCGATCGCCGCTACACGCTTTGACTGGCTGATTCAGCAACTTCGCCGCTAA
- a CDS encoding IS1 family transposase (programmed frameshift) codes for MVLEPIHCPVCDGIEVIKHGTTPDGKQRYFCQNSGCHRRTFILQYTYQGYLPEVKQQISDMAMNGSGIRDTARVLHISPTTVIEELKKDRQLKAVNELKLAELEPAQSIVKLCQGEDTEAEADEMWSFVQSKAQQRWLWHAIDHHSGKILAYVLATHQDEAFLQLKALLEPFGIMQFYTDGWGTYERQLDPSLHTVGKQNTQKIERKHLTLRTRLKRLARKTICFSKSILMHDIVIGLFINRYEFGFAI; via the exons ATGGTATTAGAACCAATTCACTGCCCTGTGTGTGATGGGATTGAGGTGATCAAACACGGCACAACACCAGACGGCAAACAGCGCTACTTTTGTCAAAACTCAGGATGCCATCGGCGCACCTTTATTTTGCAATACACCTATCAAGGGTATCTGCCTGAAGTCAAGCAACAAATCAGCGATATGGCAATGAATGGGAGTGGGATTCGAGACACTGCCCGTGTCCTTCACATTAGTCCAACGACGGTGATTGAGGAATTA AAAAAAGATCGTCAACTCAAAGCCGTGAATGAACTCAAACTGGCTGAGTTGGAACCCGCTCAAAGCATCGTAAAGCTTTGCCAGGGGGAAGATACAGAGGCAGAAGCCGATGAAATGTGGAGTTTTGTCCAGTCTAAAGCCCAGCAACGTTGGTTATGGCATGCAATTGACCATCACAGTGGAAAAATATTAGCTTATGTGTTGGCGACGCATCAAGATGAAGCATTCCTCCAACTCAAAGCGTTATTAGAACCGTTTGGAATTATGCAGTTTTACACAGATGGTTGGGGAACCTATGAGCGGCAGCTTGACCCAAGTCTTCATACCGTTGGCAAACAGAACACGCAGAAGATTGAGCGTAAGCATTTAACTTTACGCACGCGCTTGAAGCGATTAGCTCGCAAAACTATTTGCTTTTCTAAGTCCATTCTGATGCATGACATTGTGATTGGGCTATTTATTAACCGTTATGAGTTTGGTTTTGCTATCTAA
- a CDS encoding caspase family protein has product MQKLALLIGVSEYEFGLPPLPSATRDVDAMRRVLEHPEMGNFDQVKSLLNPDPKTMEEEIEVLFSGRNREDLVVLFFSGHGILDEKDKLYFATRTTRKSTGNDFVKTSTVSARFLHERMGDAPCQQVLILDCCYSGAIADGLTIKSDSRLVDVKTQLSGEGRAVLTSSTGIQPSFVGKEEGELSIYTQYVVEGIETGLGDADFNRQISVVELHNYAKRNVQAATNNAMQPKIYSIGEGFNIVIAEAPEKNPQQIYREEVERFYQSGKLSFRGTLRSVDRKALHTLRCSLNLPSEDATAIEHQVLEAYRERQQKLRLLRQMVEPILNGEELVTNETRRRLIRLQRILDLRLEDIDPAFANLLNPNFRQLSSLRKQAGYQPRSPQQWRRRGLIGIALSVAAIGLPLRFHPSLSASVDDALYNAGSQLSEVTNQLRGKLFLTPGRVLDLLF; this is encoded by the coding sequence ATGCAGAAACTTGCCCTGTTGATCGGAGTGAGTGAATACGAATTCGGTTTACCCCCCCTGCCCAGTGCCACCAGAGACGTAGACGCGATGCGCCGGGTGCTGGAGCACCCAGAAATGGGTAACTTTGACCAGGTAAAATCCCTGCTGAACCCTGACCCCAAAACAATGGAAGAAGAGATTGAAGTCTTGTTTTCAGGGCGTAATCGAGAGGACTTAGTCGTTCTGTTCTTTTCTGGACACGGCATTTTGGATGAAAAAGACAAGCTTTACTTTGCCACCCGCACCACCCGCAAATCGACAGGAAATGACTTTGTCAAAACCAGTACGGTATCTGCCCGCTTTCTTCATGAACGCATGGGTGATGCGCCCTGCCAGCAAGTCCTGATCCTGGATTGTTGCTACAGTGGTGCGATCGCTGATGGCTTAACCATAAAAAGCGATAGCCGCCTAGTGGATGTAAAAACTCAACTGAGTGGAGAAGGTAGAGCTGTTTTAACTTCTTCTACAGGAATCCAGCCCTCGTTTGTCGGCAAGGAAGAGGGTGAATTGTCCATCTATACTCAGTATGTTGTCGAAGGGATTGAAACTGGTTTAGGAGATGCGGATTTCAATAGACAAATTTCGGTGGTGGAGTTGCACAATTATGCTAAACGGAACGTGCAGGCAGCCACCAACAATGCCATGCAGCCCAAAATTTATTCAATTGGTGAAGGCTTCAATATCGTCATTGCAGAAGCACCGGAAAAGAACCCTCAGCAAATCTATCGTGAGGAAGTGGAGCGGTTTTATCAATCCGGAAAACTCTCGTTCAGGGGGACACTCCGATCAGTCGATCGCAAAGCTCTCCACACCCTGCGTTGCAGCCTTAACTTACCCTCTGAAGATGCCACAGCAATTGAGCACCAGGTTCTGGAAGCCTATCGTGAACGGCAACAAAAACTGCGCCTGTTGAGGCAAATGGTGGAACCCATTTTGAATGGGGAAGAACTGGTGACAAATGAGACTCGTCGCAGACTGATTCGTCTGCAACGGATTCTCGATCTACGTCTGGAGGATATCGATCCCGCTTTTGCCAATCTGCTCAATCCAAATTTCCGTCAATTGTCCAGTTTGCGGAAACAGGCTGGCTACCAGCCTCGTTCGCCCCAGCAGTGGCGACGCCGGGGCTTAATTGGGATAGCCCTGTCGGTGGCTGCAATTGGTTTACCTCTGCGCTTCCATCCCTCTCTTTCTGCTTCGGTTGACGATGCTCTATACAACGCCGGTAGCCAGCTATCTGAAGTCACAAACCAACTGCGTGGAAAATTGTTCCTTACCCCAGGTCGTGTTCTAGACTTGTTGTTTTAG
- a CDS encoding DUF7005 family protein → MQSHGTNRKAELLATYGATAAEIEELLVYNQNNFDTITPPAQQTFPLESEPHLAAWENYYAQAQTIGAFEALRSCLVQLQFPIQAGISQTENYRAATRRGQSTEGMPEAIGLGLQHPDRLQLIIHPTLVGAIPVIIAGCRADFIALVQALICRNEPDPIPDSMGAVIVGGYNNWDRVQQYRHTWEVQQTQSVSEADWQAEFQRLIPQKSLYQDRFILMSRGEYSGVSAAALGMTEAEWQAYSLTIRLEHECCHYFTRRVFGSMRNNALDELIADYQGITAVNGGRYRSDWFLQFVGLEAFPDYREGGRLQNYRGTLPLSDGAFRILQRLVKEAAENLEQFNTEHLAELQTPANRAQFLMRLTSFTLEDIADRHQAWLEKAWSAVIAAPPTRS, encoded by the coding sequence ATGCAAAGCCATGGAACAAATCGGAAGGCTGAACTGCTGGCTACCTATGGAGCTACGGCAGCAGAGATTGAAGAACTATTAGTCTATAACCAAAATAACTTTGATACGATAACACCCCCTGCCCAGCAAACCTTTCCGCTGGAATCAGAACCTCACCTGGCAGCCTGGGAAAATTATTATGCACAGGCTCAAACCATCGGAGCTTTTGAGGCACTTCGTTCTTGCCTGGTGCAATTGCAATTTCCCATTCAGGCGGGCATCAGCCAAACAGAGAACTACCGTGCTGCCACCCGGAGAGGACAGTCCACTGAGGGAATGCCTGAGGCGATCGGACTGGGATTACAGCACCCCGATCGCCTCCAGCTAATCATTCATCCAACCCTGGTCGGTGCAATTCCCGTCATTATTGCAGGGTGTCGAGCAGATTTTATTGCACTGGTGCAGGCATTGATCTGCCGCAATGAACCTGACCCCATTCCCGATTCGATGGGTGCTGTGATTGTAGGAGGATATAACAACTGGGATCGAGTTCAACAATATCGCCATACCTGGGAAGTTCAGCAAACTCAATCCGTCAGTGAAGCTGACTGGCAAGCAGAATTTCAACGGCTGATTCCTCAAAAGTCCCTCTATCAAGATCGGTTTATCTTGATGAGTCGGGGCGAGTATAGTGGTGTGTCAGCAGCAGCGCTGGGCATGACTGAAGCCGAATGGCAGGCTTACTCCCTGACGATTCGTTTGGAGCATGAGTGTTGCCACTATTTCACCCGACGTGTCTTTGGTTCAATGCGAAACAATGCCCTGGATGAACTGATTGCAGACTATCAGGGCATTACGGCTGTTAATGGTGGACGTTATCGATCGGACTGGTTTTTACAGTTTGTTGGGTTAGAGGCATTTCCTGATTACCGTGAAGGTGGGCGATTACAAAACTATCGTGGTACCCTTCCCCTCTCTGATGGCGCGTTCCGGATCTTGCAGCGGTTGGTAAAAGAAGCCGCTGAAAATCTGGAACAGTTTAATACTGAACACCTGGCAGAACTACAGACCCCAGCCAACCGGGCGCAATTTCTGATGCGCTTAACCTCGTTTACATTAGAAGATATAGCCGATCGCCATCAGGCATGGTTAGAAAAGGCATGGAGTGCAGTGATCGCTGCCCCTCCCACCAGAAGTTAA